In Planktothrix serta PCC 8927, a single window of DNA contains:
- a CDS encoding photosystem II high light acclimation radical SAM protein, whose translation MEDKILYVRLPCNPIFPIGVVYLSDYVHKLFPSVQQRIFDLGTFPPLDYAAALDACVDEFQPTLLVFSWRDIQIYAPVGGRAGNPLQNAFEFYYAKNPFIKLRGALGGLRLATSYYTELWQNLKLIKRGLSRSQRYHPQARVVVGGGAVSVFYEQLGKSLPSGSIVSVGEGESLLGKLLRGEDLANERCYIVGQTTPRDRLIHEQPMNFEKTACNYDYIETIWPEFQYYFQDQDFYIGVQTKRGCPHNCCYCVYTVIEGKQVRINPADEVVAEMQQLYQRGIRNFWFTDAQFIPARRFIDDAVELLQKILDAGMTDIHWAAYIRADNLTPELSQLMAKTGMNYFEIGITSGSQELVRKMRMGYNLRVVLENCRDLKAAGFNDLVSVNYSFNVIDETFETIRQTIAYHRELEAIFGVDKVEPAIFFIGLQPHTHLEEYAFQQEILKPGYDPMSLMPWTARKLLWNPEPLGSFFGEICLEAWKRNPNDFGRTVMDILEERLGRAPLEEALSAPISGEKQLATVR comes from the coding sequence ATGGAAGATAAAATCCTTTACGTCCGCCTCCCCTGTAACCCCATTTTCCCGATTGGGGTGGTTTACCTCTCTGATTACGTTCACAAGCTGTTTCCCAGTGTTCAACAGCGCATTTTTGATTTAGGTACTTTTCCGCCCCTGGATTATGCCGCCGCCTTGGATGCTTGTGTCGATGAGTTTCAACCGACTTTATTAGTCTTTTCTTGGCGAGATATTCAAATTTATGCTCCTGTGGGAGGACGGGCTGGAAATCCACTACAAAATGCCTTTGAATTTTATTATGCTAAAAACCCTTTCATTAAATTACGAGGGGCGTTAGGAGGATTAAGGTTAGCAACGTCCTACTATACCGAACTTTGGCAAAATTTAAAATTAATTAAACGCGGATTATCCCGTTCTCAACGGTATCACCCCCAAGCGCGAGTCGTAGTTGGTGGGGGGGCTGTGAGTGTTTTTTATGAACAATTAGGAAAGAGTTTACCTTCAGGAAGTATTGTTTCAGTGGGGGAAGGAGAAAGTTTATTAGGAAAGCTGTTAAGAGGGGAAGATTTAGCCAATGAACGCTGTTATATTGTCGGACAAACGACCCCGCGCGATCGCTTAATTCATGAACAACCCATGAATTTTGAAAAAACAGCTTGTAATTACGATTATATTGAAACAATTTGGCCGGAATTTCAATATTATTTTCAAGATCAAGACTTTTATATTGGAGTACAAACAAAACGAGGTTGTCCCCATAATTGTTGTTACTGTGTTTATACGGTTATTGAGGGGAAACAAGTTAGAATTAATCCCGCCGATGAAGTTGTAGCGGAAATGCAGCAACTTTATCAACGCGGAATTAGAAACTTTTGGTTTACTGATGCTCAATTTATTCCCGCCCGTCGTTTTATTGATGATGCGGTAGAATTATTACAAAAAATTCTTGATGCGGGGATGACGGATATTCACTGGGCGGCTTATATTCGGGCGGATAATTTAACCCCAGAATTATCTCAATTAATGGCAAAAACGGGGATGAATTATTTTGAAATTGGCATAACCAGTGGTTCTCAGGAATTAGTCAGAAAAATGCGGATGGGGTATAATCTGCGGGTAGTGTTAGAAAATTGTCGAGATTTAAAAGCCGCCGGGTTTAATGATTTGGTTTCGGTCAATTATTCGTTTAATGTGATTGATGAAACCTTTGAAACCATTCGCCAAACCATTGCTTATCATCGAGAGTTAGAGGCGATTTTTGGGGTGGACAAAGTGGAACCTGCGATTTTCTTTATTGGGTTACAACCCCACACCCATTTAGAGGAATATGCGTTCCAACAAGAAATATTAAAACCGGGGTATGATCCCATGAGTTTAATGCCTTGGACAGCCAGAAAGTTACTCTGGAACCCCGAACCTTTAGGATCATTTTTTGGAGAAATTTGTTTAGAAGCTTGGAAGCGCAACCCCAATGATTTTGGGAGAACGGTAATGGATATCTTGGAAGAACGGTTAGGACGGGCACCTTTAGAAGAAGCGTTGAGTGCACCAATTTCTGGGGAAAAACAATTAGCAACTGTTCGTTAA
- a CDS encoding DUF1830 domain-containing protein, with the protein MAQILDPLPSNSSGRILCCYVNATSHIQIARITNVANWYFERVVFPGQRLVFEAMSQATLEIHTGSMASAIIADNIPCERLQIDQESIHHDDKPLTLNAQPLTQPRTFTSKRTIKLEPLTTPALTSVD; encoded by the coding sequence ATGGCTCAAATTCTTGATCCCCTACCGTCGAATAGTTCTGGTCGAATTTTGTGCTGCTATGTCAACGCTACCAGCCATATTCAGATCGCTCGCATCACCAATGTTGCGAATTGGTACTTTGAGCGGGTGGTATTCCCAGGACAACGCTTAGTCTTTGAAGCGATGTCGCAAGCCACCCTAGAAATCCATACCGGGAGTATGGCGAGTGCCATTATTGCCGATAATATTCCTTGTGAGCGACTCCAGATTGATCAAGAGTCTATTCACCATGACGATAAACCTTTAACACTCAATGCTCAACCTTTAACGCAACCGAGAACCTTTACCAGTAAGCGTACAATCAAACTGGAACCTTTAACAACTCCAGCGTTAACCTCCGTTGATTAA
- a CDS encoding response regulator transcription factor, producing MGSACISIIEGNPHLRSLLGWHLQHVGYSVYQAADLHHARDIFYAHQPNLVILDAELPEGNSLEFCQWLQQQRQSLILMLSVRTTESDVVRGLRAGADDYLAKPFGMQEFLARTESLMRRSRTIVPPTTLDYGALKIDLVQRRVRLQSQLIELTPQEYSLLYVLAQACGEPLSRSELLRRAWPDSIDNPRTIDTHVLSLRKKVEIDPRQPNLIQTVRNVGYRLNLEVLKAETVRTARLNGKYPPIREVKTGSA from the coding sequence GTGGGATCTGCTTGTATTTCAATTATTGAAGGAAACCCGCATTTACGATCGCTCTTGGGTTGGCATTTACAGCACGTCGGGTACTCGGTTTATCAGGCGGCGGATTTGCACCATGCAAGGGATATCTTCTATGCTCATCAACCCAATTTAGTGATTTTGGATGCTGAACTGCCAGAGGGAAATAGTTTGGAATTTTGCCAATGGCTTCAACAGCAACGACAATCGTTAATTTTAATGTTATCGGTTCGCACAACGGAATCGGATGTTGTCCGAGGCTTGAGAGCGGGTGCTGATGACTATTTAGCAAAACCCTTTGGAATGCAAGAGTTTTTGGCAAGAACAGAATCCTTGATGCGGCGGAGTCGCACCATCGTTCCGCCAACAACCTTGGATTATGGAGCACTCAAAATTGACTTGGTACAACGTCGTGTGCGTTTACAGAGTCAATTAATTGAACTGACTCCCCAAGAATACAGTCTCCTCTATGTTCTCGCTCAAGCTTGCGGAGAACCCTTGAGTCGTTCAGAACTGTTGCGACGAGCATGGCCAGATTCTATTGATAATCCTCGCACGATTGACACTCATGTTCTGTCGTTACGGAAAAAAGTAGAAATTGACCCCCGACAACCGAACTTAATCCAAACGGTTCGGAATGTTGGCTATCGTCTTAATTTAGAAGTCCTGAAAGCGGAAACCGTTCGCACCGCTAGACTCAATGGCAAATATCCACCCATTCGAGAGGTGAAAACGGGTAGTGCGTAA
- a CDS encoding DUF6761 family protein produces the protein MLQDTLTIRHYQKLTDALVEMWNRGYRYDDLRLYLDGYLAALRHTNTLEPYLISRLEEEATRYIYDPSNFEMPMPQPQTQIDYY, from the coding sequence ATGCTTCAAGACACCTTAACGATTCGCCATTATCAAAAACTCACCGACGCCCTCGTCGAGATGTGGAACCGAGGTTATCGTTATGATGACTTAAGGTTATATTTGGACGGTTACTTAGCCGCACTCAGACACACGAATACCTTGGAACCCTATTTAATTAGTCGTTTGGAGGAAGAAGCGACTCGATACATTTACGATCCCTCTAATTTTGAAATGCCAATGCCTCAACCTCAAACTCAAATAGATTATTATTAG
- the grxD gene encoding Grx4 family monothiol glutaredoxin, with protein sequence MTPEVTERIENLVKKNKVFVFMKGTKLMPMCGFSNQVVQILNSLGVPFETLDVLEDYEIRQGIKEYSNWLTIPQVYINGEFVGGSDVMVELYQKGQLQEMLEVALAS encoded by the coding sequence ATGACTCCAGAAGTAACAGAAAGAATTGAAAATCTCGTCAAGAAAAACAAAGTCTTTGTCTTTATGAAGGGGACAAAGCTCATGCCAATGTGCGGTTTTTCTAATCAGGTTGTACAGATTTTAAATAGTTTAGGGGTTCCTTTTGAAACCTTGGATGTCTTAGAAGATTATGAAATTCGCCAAGGAATTAAAGAATATTCTAACTGGCTCACGATTCCCCAAGTCTATATCAATGGTGAATTTGTTGGCGGTTCGGATGTGATGGTTGAACTCTATCAAAAAGGTCAATTACAGGAAATGCTAGAAGTGGCTCTAGCTTCATAG
- a CDS encoding BolA family protein, translated as MITLNQVEAMIQSELPDAVVQVQDLGGGDHLQAIVVSAEFEGKTLVKQHQMVYKAVKDAMATEAIHALALKTYTPQEWEKATSAA; from the coding sequence ATGATTACACTCAATCAAGTTGAAGCCATGATTCAGTCAGAATTACCGGATGCGGTGGTTCAAGTTCAAGATTTGGGAGGCGGTGACCATTTACAAGCCATTGTGGTGTCTGCTGAGTTTGAAGGGAAAACTTTGGTGAAACAACACCAAATGGTTTATAAGGCTGTTAAAGACGCGATGGCGACAGAAGCGATTCATGCCTTAGCATTAAAGACCTATACCCCTCAAGAGTGGGAAAAAGCTACTTCAGCAGCTTAA